Proteins encoded by one window of Lycium barbarum isolate Lr01 chromosome 11, ASM1917538v2, whole genome shotgun sequence:
- the LOC132618401 gene encoding uncharacterized protein LOC132618401 isoform X3, with protein sequence MIKTAETFAGEANVTNPMDVVIKSPEGFLAEWWNVFFDIHSESAHESYAEAAQAMDNVVPYIYSIVPTSSPHSARPAHNISPVVPAFRPEKSQDKCHLLTADDEVTSNLKSLETDLPSQRVPFVTNSSLPMDHIPNMFQQSEAKERTMQMEPNPNTPGSATLPRPEEPSEAETHIRFSADLPIRLFLWLLLYDAANSLIKSRYHGFRIFLLA encoded by the exons TTATCAAATCTCCGGAGGGTTTTCTGGCAGAATGGTGGAATGTATTTTTTGATATACATTCCGAGAGTGCTCACGAATCCTATGCTGAG gCTGCACAGGCTATGGACAATGTGGTACCTTATATCTATTCTATTGTGCCAACATCTTCCCCTCATTCTGCTAGACCA GCACATAATATATCTCCTGTGGTGCCGGCCTTTAGACCTGAGAAATCGCAAGATAAGTGTCATCTTTTGACAGCCGATGACGAAGTGACATCTAATTTAAAGTCTCTTGAGACGGATCTTCCAAGTCAGAGGGTGCCATTTGTAACCAATTCTAG CCTTCCAATGGATCACATTCCAAATATGTTTCAACAGTCGGAGGCCAAA GAACGAACTATGCAGATGGAACCAAATCCCAATACCCCTGGAAGTGCTACGCTTCCAAGGCCAGAAGAACCTTCTGAAGCAG AAACTCATATCAGATTCTCTGCTGATCTTCCTATCAGGCTCTTCCTTTGGCTCTTGCTCTATGATGCAGCAAACTCCTTAATCAAATCAAGATATCACGGTTTCCGGATCTTCCTCTTGGCATGA